One part of the Paenibacillus silvisoli genome encodes these proteins:
- a CDS encoding RNA polymerase sigma factor, with the protein MEVRSITTDDEKTLIERAQQGDTEAFGELFEQHRGRLRGFAEQMTGDAHMADDIVQEAFIKAFLHLSSLADTDRFRPWLFRIARNQANMRMRRGGPYRKESPFVAMKTGGGRMQAAVDWEDLDSVLYHLARRALDAASQGLDPAEGLLRQELYETIHALLHCLNVKERGIFKAYFFRQLSPEEIAAMYEMTTGSVYTTIYRTRQKLRKEHARISLSLVPEHNGGGGLVKQSSLRLPDRTLQPPLTASLIGGLARMLAMLDDRRDTAELMGISTAAFRMKVSDRTTFADSIYIFDWKQTLHDLFGKLGYRISVLCGQLSSMPVPVLGAVERFPVVLPMEEAVIPFIRTYINQGRPLLYFDTMAPRPYVHEWSVIYGYDDERREVYVTDAMRPEGKSLTYEDIAGNPVRFLAGIDGTMAAAAAGAREEGQPPRTREAVRRAHAEETIRFAVDYARNGCGYRPTTLYLQYTSGLAAYDSWIGYLRNGHHLPNRYGMGHLTAYYAEMKRYASMYLRRVPLRGEAMRLTLLAAEAYEQAAEAFARMQEDVPFIRSSEMLTADVRERCAACLSSAKEFESAAIGYLEKAIPFMK; encoded by the coding sequence ATGGAAGTGAGGAGCATAACGACAGACGATGAAAAAACGCTGATCGAAAGGGCGCAGCAGGGCGATACGGAAGCGTTCGGCGAGCTGTTCGAGCAGCATCGGGGCCGGCTTCGCGGCTTTGCCGAGCAGATGACCGGGGACGCGCACATGGCGGACGATATCGTGCAGGAGGCGTTCATCAAGGCGTTTCTGCATCTAAGCTCGCTTGCCGATACGGATCGGTTTCGGCCATGGTTGTTCCGGATCGCGCGGAACCAAGCAAATATGCGCATGCGCCGCGGCGGGCCTTACAGGAAGGAAAGCCCGTTCGTCGCGATGAAGACGGGCGGCGGCCGCATGCAGGCCGCAGTCGACTGGGAGGATCTCGATAGCGTGCTGTATCATTTGGCGCGAAGGGCGCTGGACGCCGCGTCGCAGGGGCTGGACCCGGCCGAAGGCTTGCTGCGGCAGGAGCTGTACGAAACGATCCATGCGCTGCTTCATTGCTTAAACGTGAAGGAGCGGGGCATTTTCAAAGCCTATTTCTTTCGCCAGCTCAGCCCGGAAGAGATCGCGGCGATGTACGAGATGACGACCGGATCGGTGTACACGACCATTTACCGCACCCGCCAGAAGCTTCGCAAGGAGCACGCCCGCATCTCTCTGAGTCTCGTACCTGAGCACAATGGAGGGGGAGGTTTGGTGAAGCAGAGCAGCTTGCGGCTGCCGGATCGGACCCTGCAGCCGCCACTGACGGCGTCCCTGATCGGCGGCCTCGCGCGGATGCTGGCCATGCTGGACGATCGGCGGGACACGGCGGAATTGATGGGCATCTCGACGGCGGCTTTTCGCATGAAGGTATCCGACCGGACGACGTTCGCGGACAGCATCTACATCTTCGATTGGAAACAGACGCTGCACGATTTATTCGGCAAGCTCGGCTATCGGATCAGCGTGCTGTGCGGTCAGCTGTCGAGCATGCCGGTTCCCGTATTAGGCGCGGTCGAAAGGTTCCCGGTCGTTCTTCCGATGGAGGAGGCCGTCATTCCCTTTATCCGCACGTACATCAACCAGGGACGGCCGTTGCTTTACTTCGATACGATGGCGCCCAGGCCGTATGTGCACGAGTGGTCGGTCATTTACGGTTACGACGATGAGCGCCGGGAGGTGTACGTCACGGATGCGATGAGGCCGGAGGGCAAAAGCCTGACGTACGAGGACATCGCCGGCAATCCGGTTCGATTCTTGGCGGGCATAGACGGGACGATGGCGGCAGCGGCAGCGGGAGCGCGCGAGGAAGGCCAACCGCCGCGAACCCGAGAGGCGGTTAGGAGGGCGCACGCCGAGGAGACAATCCGCTTCGCCGTCGATTATGCCAGAAACGGCTGCGGATACCGGCCGACGACGCTCTATCTCCAGTACACGTCCGGCCTTGCCGCGTACGACAGTTGGATCGGCTATCTCCGCAACGGGCATCATTTGCCCAACCGGTACGGGATGGGCCATTTGACGGCGTACTACGCGGAAATGAAGCGCTATGCCTCGATGTACTTGAGGCGTGTTCCATTGCGAGGAGAAGCGATGCGGTTGACGCTCCTGGCCGCTGAAGCTTACGAGCAGGCAGCCGAAGCGTTCGCGCGCATGCAGGAGGACGTGCCGTTTATCCGATCGTCCGAAATGCTGACTGCGGACGTGCGCGAACGATGCGCGGCATGCTTGAGCAGCGCCAAAGAGTTCGAGTCCGCCGCGATCGGCTATTTAGAGAAAGCCATTCCATTCATGAAATGA
- a CDS encoding DinB family protein, producing MKTIKRMLEHQMWADRELLAGVRASGADNREALKLLRHVAIAEQVWVTRLSGESSGKLQLWTDDAELASLEELYADNEARYAAYLDSLTEERLDEVLTYANQSGTVFHTPIRDILTHVALHGQYHRGQINRVLREAGGEPKALDYILYARLSES from the coding sequence ATGAAAACGATCAAGCGCATGTTGGAGCATCAAATGTGGGCGGACCGGGAGCTGTTGGCCGGGGTGCGGGCGAGCGGGGCGGACAATCGGGAGGCGCTGAAGCTGCTGCGCCACGTCGCGATTGCGGAGCAGGTCTGGGTGACGCGGCTAAGCGGCGAAAGCAGCGGCAAGCTGCAGCTGTGGACCGACGACGCGGAGCTCGCATCGCTGGAGGAGCTGTACGCCGACAACGAAGCGCGCTACGCCGCGTATTTGGACAGCTTGACCGAGGAGCGGCTGGACGAGGTGCTTACCTACGCGAACCAGAGCGGCACGGTGTTCCATACGCCGATCCGGGACATTTTGACGCATGTCGCCCTTCACGGGCAGTACCATCGCGGGCAGATCAACCGGGTGCTGCGCGAAGCCGGAGGCGAACCGAAGGCGCTGGATTATATTTTATATGCAAGGTTGTCCGAATCGTAA
- a CDS encoding ABC transporter permease, which yields MSLLDLSWRNMKRNFRLYTIYFVSMLIGVIIHFTFSSLMFNDDVLAAIKNKQNYQLGVSIASIVVFLFIIFFILYANSFFMKQRKKEFGMYLLFGLNERQVAWMVFLETLFLSAISLVGGMFVGGLLSKFFGMLLMNLMQYDNAISLSFPIEAAGLTVGLFALLTCIISVQSYLSVRRVQLIELFHAKEKTDKPLRFSVLLAMLAILLLGVAFFLIYKTGDQVIWKDHFMVSFIAATVGVIGGTYLFFRQFLGWALQRMSRGQRYFAGDRSLWISALRFSIRGNALNLTFISLFSAMLMFLVGFVSINYAVQFDAVKREFPNHIAFSSPDEGTLKQIEGLIQEKHPITAHEKITGLRAAAVTDRGIAFGEPKYFTEELLLFPESDYNRIVKLHNDEQQVDLQGQETVVLSKGIPDPVKFVAGEQPEFTVKAAGGAENVTLRIAEKKDYTLLSMATDGQGEASPKIAVLIVSDEAFGSLKQAEAEALASFDIYQIKDAKNANALARGVQALVGSAPDTYFAAFCDLYSIQIEGSSLLLFSASFLAVIALFALGSIIYFKQLREATEQQRQYAILRKIGVGDVVMKRVIRKQLLFVFFPPLILGMLHSWFITYYPTLREVKDFPQLTSIITGVLSLYFVIYFLFYLSSVSIYYKIVNPKNAMT from the coding sequence ATGAGCTTGCTCGATCTGTCCTGGCGCAACATGAAACGGAATTTCCGGCTGTACACGATCTATTTCGTTTCCATGCTGATCGGCGTCATCATCCATTTCACGTTCTCGTCCTTAATGTTCAACGACGACGTGCTGGCCGCCATCAAGAACAAGCAGAATTATCAGCTCGGCGTGTCGATCGCGTCCATCGTCGTGTTCCTGTTCATCATTTTCTTCATTTTGTATGCCAACTCGTTCTTCATGAAGCAGCGCAAAAAGGAATTCGGGATGTATCTGCTCTTCGGCTTGAACGAACGGCAGGTGGCCTGGATGGTCTTTCTGGAGACGCTGTTCCTCAGCGCGATTTCGCTCGTCGGGGGGATGTTCGTCGGCGGGCTGCTGTCGAAGTTTTTCGGCATGCTGCTGATGAATCTGATGCAGTACGACAACGCGATTTCGTTATCTTTTCCGATCGAAGCCGCGGGCTTGACCGTCGGGTTATTCGCCTTGCTGACGTGCATTATTAGCGTGCAAAGCTACTTGAGCGTGCGCCGCGTCCAACTGATCGAGCTGTTTCACGCCAAGGAAAAGACGGACAAGCCGCTCCGGTTCTCGGTCCTGCTCGCGATGCTGGCCATTCTGCTGCTAGGCGTGGCCTTCTTCCTTATTTACAAGACGGGTGATCAAGTCATCTGGAAGGATCACTTCATGGTCAGCTTTATCGCGGCCACGGTCGGCGTGATCGGCGGAACGTACTTGTTTTTCCGGCAGTTTCTAGGCTGGGCGCTGCAGCGGATGAGCCGGGGTCAGCGTTATTTTGCGGGCGACCGGTCGCTGTGGATTTCCGCGCTTCGGTTTTCCATTCGCGGCAACGCGCTCAATCTGACGTTCATTTCGCTGTTCAGCGCGATGCTCATGTTTCTGGTCGGCTTCGTGTCGATCAACTATGCGGTCCAATTCGATGCGGTGAAGCGCGAATTTCCGAACCATATCGCGTTCTCCTCGCCGGATGAGGGGACGTTGAAGCAGATAGAGGGGCTGATTCAGGAGAAGCACCCGATTACCGCTCATGAAAAGATTACGGGCCTGCGGGCTGCGGCTGTTACGGACCGCGGCATCGCGTTTGGAGAGCCGAAATATTTTACGGAAGAGCTGCTGCTGTTTCCGGAGTCGGATTATAACCGGATCGTGAAGCTGCATAACGATGAGCAGCAAGTAGATTTGCAGGGGCAGGAAACGGTCGTGCTTTCCAAAGGGATTCCCGATCCGGTTAAGTTTGTCGCGGGCGAGCAGCCGGAGTTTACGGTTAAGGCAGCCGGCGGCGCTGAGAACGTGACGCTCCGGATCGCGGAGAAAAAGGACTATACGCTGCTGAGCATGGCCACGGACGGACAAGGCGAAGCCAGCCCGAAAATCGCGGTGCTGATCGTCTCCGACGAAGCCTTCGGCAGCTTGAAGCAAGCGGAGGCGGAGGCGCTGGCCTCGTTCGACATTTATCAAATCAAAGACGCGAAGAACGCCAACGCGTTGGCACGCGGGGTGCAGGCTCTCGTCGGGTCCGCGCCGGATACGTACTTTGCCGCGTTTTGCGACCTGTACTCGATTCAGATCGAAGGCTCGTCGCTGCTGCTCTTCTCGGCTTCGTTCCTCGCGGTCATCGCCTTGTTCGCGCTGGGCAGCATCATCTACTTCAAGCAGCTGCGCGAAGCGACGGAGCAGCAACGGCAGTACGCGATCCTTCGCAAAATCGGCGTCGGCGACGTTGTGATGAAACGGGTCATCCGCAAGCAGCTGCTGTTCGTCTTCTTCCCGCCGCTCATACTGGGCATGCTGCACAGCTGGTTTATTACGTATTATCCGACCTTGCGGGAGGTCAAAGATTTTCCGCAGCTCACGTCCATCATTACCGGCGTGCTGAGCTTGTACTTCGTCATCTACTTCCTGTTCTACCTGTCGTCCGTCAGCATCTACTACAAAATCGTCAACCCGAAGAATGCAATGACCTAG
- a CDS encoding ABC transporter ATP-binding protein, which translates to MTAIIQTKNLSKSYGKTSVLKNIDLTVEQGEFTAIMGPSGSGKTTLLNTLSTIDNFSGGEVWIEGRALLDLKKNALREFRQKRMGFLFQDYNLLDTLTVKENILLPLSLQKTPVSEMEQRLAKLVDALQIGSILQQYPSEISGGQKQRTAAARALITNPAIVFADEPTGALDSRSATQLLEQLQLLNQTFRATVLMITHDPYAASYCRRVVFLRDGKIVNELFKGEQSEKPFFDRILTIQSALGGDRP; encoded by the coding sequence ATGACTGCCATTATACAAACGAAAAATTTATCGAAATCCTACGGAAAAACGTCCGTTCTGAAAAATATCGATTTGACCGTGGAACAGGGCGAATTCACGGCGATCATGGGGCCTTCCGGCTCCGGCAAAACGACGCTGCTCAATACGCTGTCCACGATCGACAATTTCAGCGGCGGGGAAGTGTGGATCGAAGGGCGGGCGCTGCTCGACTTGAAGAAGAACGCGCTGCGGGAATTCCGCCAGAAACGGATGGGCTTTCTGTTTCAAGATTACAACCTGCTCGATACGCTGACGGTGAAGGAAAATATTTTGCTGCCGCTGTCGCTGCAAAAAACGCCCGTCTCGGAAATGGAGCAGCGGCTGGCGAAGCTGGTCGATGCGCTGCAAATCGGATCGATTCTGCAGCAGTATCCGTCCGAAATATCCGGCGGCCAGAAGCAGCGCACGGCCGCGGCGCGGGCGCTCATTACGAATCCGGCGATCGTATTTGCCGACGAGCCGACGGGCGCGCTCGACTCCCGCTCCGCCACGCAGCTGCTCGAACAGCTGCAGCTGCTGAACCAAACGTTTCGCGCCACGGTGCTCATGATCACCCACGACCCCTATGCCGCAAGCTACTGCCGGCGCGTCGTATTTCTGCGCGACGGCAAAATCGTAAACGAGCTGTTCAAAGGCGAGCAGTCGGAGAAGCCGTTTTTCGACCGCATCCTGACGATTCAAAGCGCCTTAGGAGGGGACCGGCCATGA
- a CDS encoding sensor histidine kinase, translating to MFLIRLILRTLDSERKALAVYGLNAALLTLIFNLMLDTVSIAYPVCVSAALFLVYFARKAYALHVFYESLEEAKSPGDYNEAADSDKERQVFAAIGDIHAAYQDKLAALHDKLEGRNSLFSQFVHNMKSSLAVIELASAKASLDAMNDIALENEKLKANMEQVLNLLRLDEFSNDYVPERVDLMELLQAVINDNRRAFIYASVFPKLSGTPVQVYTDRKWCAYMLDQIVTNAIKYSGSGKSVYFEIESGSGSEEDNRVAVRIRDEGEGIDPEDMPRVFELFFTGKNGRTTKNATGIGLAMVKHIAKRLGHEVSLTSTLGEGTCVTVSFLSKLKAY from the coding sequence ATGTTCTTGATACGGCTCATTCTCCGGACGCTGGATAGCGAACGGAAGGCGCTGGCCGTATACGGGCTTAACGCGGCGCTGCTGACTCTGATCTTCAACCTCATGCTGGACACCGTCAGCATCGCGTATCCCGTCTGCGTGAGCGCGGCGCTCTTCCTCGTCTATTTCGCCCGGAAAGCCTACGCGCTGCACGTGTTCTACGAATCGTTGGAGGAGGCCAAATCGCCGGGCGACTACAACGAGGCGGCCGACAGCGACAAGGAAAGGCAGGTGTTTGCCGCCATCGGCGACATTCACGCGGCCTACCAGGACAAGCTGGCCGCGCTGCACGACAAGCTGGAAGGGCGCAACTCGCTATTCTCGCAGTTCGTGCACAATATGAAATCGTCGCTGGCCGTCATCGAGCTGGCCAGCGCCAAAGCGTCCCTGGATGCGATGAACGACATCGCCCTGGAGAACGAGAAGCTGAAGGCGAATATGGAGCAGGTGCTGAACCTGCTGCGGCTGGACGAGTTTTCGAACGATTACGTGCCGGAGCGGGTCGATCTGATGGAGCTTCTTCAAGCGGTCATCAACGACAATCGCCGCGCGTTCATCTATGCGAGCGTATTTCCGAAGCTTAGCGGCACGCCCGTCCAAGTCTATACGGACCGCAAATGGTGCGCGTACATGCTGGACCAGATCGTAACGAATGCGATCAAGTATAGCGGCTCGGGAAAAAGCGTATACTTCGAAATTGAAAGCGGGTCCGGGTCCGAAGAGGATAACCGCGTTGCCGTCCGGATTCGCGACGAGGGCGAAGGCATCGACCCGGAGGATATGCCGCGGGTGTTCGAGCTGTTCTTCACGGGCAAGAACGGCCGGACCACGAAGAACGCGACGGGCATCGGCTTAGCGATGGTCAAGCATATCGCGAAGCGGCTGGGGCATGAGGTCAGCTTAACGTCGACGCTCGGCGAAGGAACCTGCGTGACCGTTTCTTTCCTTTCAAAATTGAAAGCTTATTGA
- a CDS encoding ABC transporter ATP-binding protein, giving the protein MNDIIQVESVSKVYRAFKGAKEVKALDNISFTAAKGDFIGIMGPSGSGKTSLLNVLSGVDTATSGEVSIEGNSIAKLTKDDLALFRRRQIGYIFQDFNLLDSLTLKENIALPLILDRVPAPEIESRVDDIMSFFGIADIAGKYQYHVSGGQKQRVAAARALAPEPAVVFADEPTGNLDSKSAADIMDMLTQMNERRASTILMVTHDPFAASYCKRIIFIKDGQINVQIQRAGDRKAFFDKILEILSVMRGDAQ; this is encoded by the coding sequence ATGAATGACATTATCCAAGTAGAGAGCGTGTCGAAGGTTTACCGGGCATTCAAAGGCGCGAAGGAAGTCAAGGCGCTCGACAATATTAGCTTTACCGCCGCAAAAGGCGATTTCATCGGCATTATGGGGCCGAGCGGCAGCGGCAAAACATCGCTGCTCAACGTGCTCTCCGGGGTGGACACCGCCACCTCCGGCGAAGTGTCGATCGAAGGGAATTCGATCGCCAAGCTGACAAAGGACGATCTGGCGCTGTTCAGACGCCGGCAGATCGGCTATATTTTTCAAGATTTCAACCTGCTTGACAGCTTGACGCTGAAGGAAAATATCGCGCTGCCGCTCATTCTCGACCGCGTGCCGGCGCCGGAGATCGAGAGCCGCGTGGACGACATCATGTCGTTCTTCGGCATTGCGGACATTGCCGGCAAGTATCAGTACCATGTATCGGGCGGGCAGAAGCAGCGCGTCGCGGCGGCGAGGGCGCTGGCGCCCGAACCGGCCGTCGTATTCGCGGATGAGCCGACCGGCAATCTGGACTCCAAGTCGGCCGCCGACATTATGGACATGCTAACGCAAATGAACGAGCGGCGGGCGTCCACCATTCTGATGGTCACGCATGATCCGTTCGCCGCCTCGTACTGCAAACGGATTATTTTCATCAAGGACGGCCAAATCAATGTCCAAATTCAGCGGGCGGGGGACCGGAAGGCGTTCTTCGACAAAATATTGGAGATTTTAAGCGTAATGCGAGGCGATGCCCAATGA
- a CDS encoding transporter, whose product MPYMRFNGPKRQPPQSPPPNVIPMKPTASYNVDGTKPFTYVWLRSGESFWFYPTYVDAFGITGFKWNGADWDFHGFDPRTIDAVA is encoded by the coding sequence ATGCCTTACATGAGATTTAATGGGCCCAAGCGGCAGCCGCCGCAGTCTCCGCCGCCGAATGTTATTCCGATGAAGCCTACTGCTTCGTATAACGTCGATGGTACGAAGCCATTCACTTATGTGTGGCTCAGATCGGGCGAAAGCTTCTGGTTCTATCCGACGTATGTCGATGCGTTCGGCATAACCGGGTTTAAATGGAACGGAGCCGACTGGGACTTCCACGGTTTCGATCCGAGAACGATTGACGCCGTGGCGTGA
- a CDS encoding extracellular solute-binding protein produces MTDNQIQIRMMTEIAYNMHQLLAAKQSFEQANPGVTILIEQAADHFETMQAYRSGEAPDLIETGGYPVGNPDGVYMDLSPYVAEVPGLAEDLFPGLMRVAKYDGTLPGLPIEISSPLIVYDKEKFDRAGLAYPAEDWTWADMIELAKRLTLRNEQGVAAQFGFGLGVDIEWFEPFVMRNGGGYISPDGSTSRGYVDSAATIEAFRLIIDAFRVHGVVRKPDESSQAGAWHEECAMRFAFMWDMHHHMPQDWKDARIGVVGLPNMPGGIKANMIYMGGAGVTAKSAHPRIAWAFLRHYLLECHSWTPPAIRSQAESRGLLRHSLWGRYVSELDDAQISGFFKNKKWNASRQLINEDIRSMIIDGADVAQTLRSWTRYT; encoded by the coding sequence ATGACCGACAATCAAATTCAAATCCGGATGATGACGGAAATTGCCTATAATATGCATCAGCTGCTGGCCGCAAAACAATCCTTTGAGCAGGCGAACCCGGGCGTTACCATTCTCATTGAACAGGCTGCGGATCACTTTGAAACAATGCAGGCGTACCGCTCCGGCGAGGCGCCGGACTTGATCGAGACGGGCGGCTATCCGGTTGGCAACCCGGACGGCGTGTATATGGATCTATCCCCTTACGTGGCGGAGGTTCCCGGCCTTGCGGAGGACCTATTTCCTGGCTTGATGCGGGTGGCGAAATATGACGGCACGCTGCCGGGTCTTCCGATTGAGATCAGTTCGCCGCTCATCGTCTACGACAAAGAGAAGTTCGATCGCGCCGGGCTGGCTTATCCGGCGGAGGACTGGACGTGGGCGGACATGATCGAATTGGCGAAGCGGCTGACGCTGCGGAATGAGCAGGGCGTCGCTGCTCAATTCGGCTTCGGGCTCGGCGTCGATATCGAGTGGTTCGAGCCTTTCGTCATGCGAAACGGCGGCGGCTACATTTCGCCGGACGGTTCGACGTCCAGAGGCTATGTCGACAGCGCGGCCACGATCGAAGCGTTCCGGCTGATAATCGACGCATTCCGCGTGCACGGCGTAGTGCGGAAGCCGGATGAGTCCAGCCAGGCAGGCGCTTGGCACGAGGAATGCGCGATGCGCTTCGCGTTTATGTGGGACATGCATCATCATATGCCGCAGGATTGGAAAGATGCCAGAATCGGCGTCGTCGGTCTGCCGAACATGCCGGGCGGAATCAAAGCGAACATGATCTATATGGGCGGAGCCGGTGTGACGGCCAAGTCGGCGCACCCGCGAATCGCATGGGCGTTTCTGCGACACTACCTGCTGGAATGTCACTCCTGGACGCCGCCGGCCATCCGGTCGCAGGCGGAGTCGCGCGGTTTGCTGCGGCACTCTCTCTGGGGCCGATACGTGTCGGAGCTGGACGACGCGCAAATTAGCGGCTTCTTCAAAAACAAGAAATGGAACGCCTCCCGCCAGCTGATCAACGAGGACATTCGCAGCATGATTATCGATGGCGCGGACGTTGCGCAGACATTACGGTCTTGGACGCGGTATACTTGA
- a CDS encoding response regulator transcription factor yields MTKIVLIEDNEQLQKYICEYLSAYGFEPHVLTDYDAVLETIEAIAPKLILLDITLPKFDGFYYLKLIRKRFATPIIVISARSEESEQIRGIDMGADDYVTKPFAIGVLVAKINAVLRRTDQIAAAAAAHANEIVSGPLVLCGDTMKVRVKDGMQAELSKNEFRVLRLLMKNVSQIVSREQLLEELWDDTSFVDDNTLTVNMTRVKKKLAELGLGSAIQTKRGVGYVLDTAHSPDAG; encoded by the coding sequence ATGACCAAGATCGTACTGATCGAAGATAACGAGCAGCTGCAAAAATATATATGCGAATACTTGAGCGCCTACGGGTTTGAGCCGCATGTGCTGACGGACTACGACGCCGTGCTCGAGACGATCGAGGCGATCGCGCCGAAGCTGATTTTGCTGGACATTACGCTGCCGAAATTCGACGGCTTTTACTATTTGAAGCTCATTCGCAAACGGTTCGCGACCCCGATCATCGTCATCTCGGCGCGCAGCGAGGAGAGCGAGCAAATTCGCGGCATCGACATGGGCGCGGACGATTATGTGACCAAGCCGTTCGCGATCGGCGTTCTGGTGGCGAAGATCAATGCGGTCTTGCGCAGAACGGATCAGATCGCCGCCGCAGCCGCCGCGCATGCGAACGAGATCGTCTCCGGTCCGCTCGTGCTGTGCGGCGATACGATGAAGGTAAGGGTCAAAGACGGCATGCAAGCGGAGCTGTCGAAGAACGAATTCCGCGTGCTGCGCCTGCTCATGAAGAACGTCTCGCAAATCGTCAGCCGCGAGCAGCTGCTGGAGGAGCTGTGGGACGACACGAGCTTCGTGGACGACAATACGCTGACCGTCAACATGACCCGCGTCAAAAAGAAGCTCGCCGAGCTCGGGCTCGGCAGCGCGATCCAAACGAAGAGAGGCGTCGGCTATGTTCTTGATACGGCTCATTCTCCGGACGCTGGATAG